From a region of the Corythoichthys intestinalis isolate RoL2023-P3 chromosome 7, ASM3026506v1, whole genome shotgun sequence genome:
- the farp2 gene encoding FERM, ARHGEF and pleckstrin domain-containing protein 2 isoform X3 has translation MGEIEGSYRILQTPGTRLGAQFNAGISTLEPGQGLNTNVVVTKGPGRGLQVRVQGLDESLEFFDLDPRALGQDLLSEVFLRGNLIESDYFGLEFQNMQMNWLWLEPTKLIVKQIRRPANSLFRLAVKFFPPDPGQLQEEFTRYLFSLQMKRDLMEGRLICTENTGALLASHLVQSEIGDYDAAADQDFLMNNKLLPYQEKVLEAIVDYHRRHFGQTPAESDFQILEIARKLEMYGVRFHPAADREGTKINLAVAHMGLQVFQGHTKINTFNWSKIRKLSFKRKRFLIKLHPEVHGPHQDTLEFMMGSRDQCKVFWKICVEYHSFFRLFDQPQPKPKTLLFTRGSSFRYSGRTQKQLVEYARENGAKRTPYQRRNSKIQTSSRSLTIDVPKQSFSFNERLRTPCSPPSSYHPTHIAVSPRKDHPALNHHHHQQQSPSPAMQPMPESPQKQQQQPQPHIPSKEEAVNGGNPPTPYTFPDMALDSPQLSPFDVAGPFCLSPSFQMSTLSLPGQAAATAPSPLQSPVLSEVGSNARVEEEEEGRRKRYPADKAYFIAKEILTTERTYLKDLEVITVWFRSAVIKENAMPDGLMTLLFSNIDPIYEFHRGFLKELDQRLALWEGRSNAHVKGDYQRIGDVMLKNMSALKGFTSYLQKHDEVLTELEKASKRLKKLETVYKEFELQKVCYLPLNTFLLKPIQRLMHYKLILERLCKHYGSAHRHHTDCKEALKEVAEIAAQLQSSLIRLENFQKLTELQRDLIGIDNLTTPGREFIREGCLYKLTKKGLQQRMFFLFTDMLLYTSKGVTATNQFKVHGQLPLHGMILIILDAPVEESEKEWAVPHCFTIYSAHRTIVVAASSKLEMNKWIEDLNMAIDLAKKSQEKSSIFLDGGLADHSNLSPAASPELPPRYLLGQGQRPNTITHVCWYRNQNLSLTDYLRMNQNQLSGYLLRKFKNSNGWQKLWVVFTNFCLFFYKTHQDDFPLASLPLLGYTVSTPEEADAIHKDYVFKLQFKSHVYFFRAESEYTFERWMEVIKSAATATGRVNLLVPSKGGGPPAEINIR, from the exons ccAAGAGCTTTGGGGCAGGATCTTCTCTCTGAGGTGTTTCTGCGAGGCAACCTCATCGAGAGCGATTACTTTGGACTGGAGTTTCAGAACATGCAGATGAACTGG CTTTGGCTGGAGCCCACCAAACTCATTGTGAAACAAATCAGAA GACCAGCAAATTCTCTGTTTAGACTGGCTGTGAAATTCTTCCCCCCTGACCCTGGTCAGCTGCAGGAGGAGTTCACCAG gtaccTGTTCTCCTTACAGATGAAAAGGGATCTGATGGAGGGTCGCTTGATCTGCACAGAAAACACCGGAGCCCTCCTTGCCTCGCACCTTGTCCAGT CTGAGATCGGCGACTACGATGCGGCTGCCGATCAAGATTTCCTTATGAACAACAAGCTGCTGCCTTACCAAGAGAAAGTCCTGGAGGCCATCGTGGACTACCACCGCAGACACTT TGGCCAGACCCCTGCCGAATCAGACTTCCAAATCTTGGAGATCGCCCGCAAACTGGAGATGTACGGTGTGCGCTTCCACCCGGCAGCCGACCGGGAAGGAACCAAGATCAACCTGGCCGTAGCTCATATGGGCCTTCAGGTTTTTCAG ggccacaccaaaataaacacattcaacTGGTCCAAGATTCGCAAGCTAAGCTTCAAGAGGAAGCGCTTTCTGATCAAACTCCACCCAGAAGTTCAC GGCCCCCATCAGGACACTCTTGAATTCATGATGGGCAGCAGGGACCAGTGTAAGGTCTTctggaagatctgtgtggagtatCACTCCTTTTTCCGTCTCTTTGACCAACCCCAGCCAAAACCCAAGACCCTACTTTTTACCAGAGGCTCTTCTTTCAGATACAG TGGGCGGACACAGAAGCAGCTTGTGGAGTATGCGCGGGAGAACGGCGCCAAGAGAACACCATACCAgag GAGGAACAGTAAAATACAAACGTCATCTCGATCCCTCACCATTGATGTGCCAAAACAG AGCTTCTCGTTTAACGAGCGTCTCCGCACGCCATGCTCGCCTCCGTCGTCCTACCACCCAACACACATCGCTGTCAGTCCACGGAAAGACCACCCAGCTCTCAATCATCATCACCATCAACAGCAGTCGCCTTCACCTGCCATGCAGCCCATGCCAGAGTCCCCCCAGAAGCAACAGCAGCAGCCTCAGCCTCACATCCCCTCGAAGGAAGAAGCCGTGAACGGCGGCAATCCCCCAACTCCCTACACTTTCCCAG ACATGGCATTGGACAGCCCCCAGTTGTCCCCATTTGACGTCGCTGGCCCCTTCTGCCTGTCGCCCTCCTTCCAGATGTCGACCCTCAGCCTGCCTGGCCAGGCTGCTGCCACTGCCCCCTCGCCGTTGCAGAGCCCCGTCCTGAGCGAGGTGGGCAGCAATGCCAGAgtagaggaggaggaagagggcAGGAGGAAG CGGTATCCTGCTGACAAGGCCTACTTCATTGCCAAAGAGATTTTGACCACGGAGAGAACCTACCTGAAGGACTTGGAAGTCATCACTGTA TGGTTTCGCAGTGCAGTGATCAAGGAAAATGCCATGCCCGACGGATTAATGACGCTGCTCTTCTCCAACATCGATCCCATTTACGAGTTCCACCGCGGTTTCCTCAAGGAGCTGGACCAACGACTAGCTCTCTG GGAGGGTCGCTCTAATGCACACGTCAAAGGTGACTACCAGAGGATTGGTGACGTGATGCTGAAGAACATGTCTGCTCTCAAG GGCTTCACCAGCTACCTGCAGAAGCACGACGAGGTGTTGACGGAGCTGGAAAAGGCCAGCAAGCGACTGAAGAAGCTGGAGACTGTTTACAAGGAGTTTGAACTGCAGAAGGTGTGCTACCTGCCACTCAACACCTTCCTACTCAAGCCCATCCAGCGCCTCATGCACTACAAGCTCATCCTGGAACGCCTGTGCAAGCACTATGGGTCCGCACACCGCCATCACACAGACTGCAAAG AGGCGCTAAAGGAGGTGGCAGAGATCGCTGCGCAACTTCAGAGCAGCCTCATCCGCCTTGAGAACTTCCAGAAGCTTACTGAGCTGCAGCGAGACCTCATCGGGATCGACAATTTGACGACGCCTGGCAGG GAATTCATTAGGGAGGGCTGCCTCTACAAGCTGACCAAGAAGGGACTACAGCAAAGAATGTTCTTCCTG TTCACCGACATGCTCCTCTACACCAGCAAAGGAGTTACAGCAACCAATCAGTTCAAAGTGCACGGCCAGCTCCCCCTCCATGGCATGATT CTCATAATTTTGGACGCTCCG GTGGAAGAAAGTGAAAAAGAGTGGGCGGTTCCTCATTGCTTCACCATCTATTCTGCACACAGGACCATAGTGGTGGCGGCCAG CTCTAAACTGGAGATGAACAAGTGGATCGAAGATCTCAACATGGCCATCGACTTGGCAAAGAAGTCTCAGGAGAAGTCCAGCATCTTCCTGGACGGAGGCCTTGCCGATCACTCCAATC TCTCTCCCGCCGCTTCACCTGAGCTGCCACCTCGGTACCTTCTGGGTCAGGGCCAGAGACCTAACACCATCACACATGTTTGCTGGTACCGCAACCAGAACCTGTCGCTAACTGATTACCTACGCATGAACCAG AACCAGTTGTCGGGGTACCTCCTGAGGAAATTCAAGAATAGTAACGGCTGGCAGAAACTCTGGGTAGTTTTCACCAACTTCTGCCTGTTCTTCTATAAGACTCACCAG GATGACTTCCCACTGGCGAGCCTGCCGCTGCTGGGCTACACGGTGAGCACGCCGGAAGAGGCAGACGCCATCCACAAGGATTATGTCTTCAAGCTGCAGTTCAAGTCACACGTCTACTTCTTCCGGGCAGAGAGCGAATACACCTTTGAGAG GTGGATGGAAGTGATCAAGAGCGCGGCCACCGCTACAGGCCGTGTGAACCTGCTGGTCCCCTCCAAAGGAGGAGGCCCCCCAGCCGAGATTAACATAAGATGA
- the farp2 gene encoding FERM, ARHGEF and pleckstrin domain-containing protein 2 isoform X4, which produces MGEIEGSYRILQTPGTRLGAQFNAGISTLEPGQGLNTNVVVTKGPGRGLQVRVQGLDESLEFFDLDPRALGQDLLSEVFLRGNLIESDYFGLEFQNMQMNWLWLEPTKLIVKQIRRPANSLFRLAVKFFPPDPGQLQEEFTRYLFSLQMKRDLMEGRLICTENTGALLASHLVQSEIGDYDAAADQDFLMNNKLLPYQEKVLEAIVDYHRRHFGQTPAESDFQILEIARKLEMYGVRFHPAADREGTKINLAVAHMGLQVFQGHTKINTFNWSKIRKLSFKRKRFLIKLHPEVHGPHQDTLEFMMGSRDQCKVFWKICVEYHSFFRLFDQPQPKPKTLLFTRGSSFRYSGRTQKQLVEYARENGAKRTPYQRRNSKIQTSSRSLTIDVPKQSFSFNERLRTPCSPPSSYHPTHIAVSPRKDHPALNHHHHQQQSPSPAMQPMPESPQKQQQQPQPHIPSKEEAVNGGNPPTPYTFPDMALDSPQLSPFDVAGPFCLSPSFQMSTLSLPGQAAATAPSPLQSPVLSERYPADKAYFIAKEILTTERTYLKDLEVITVWFRSAVIKENAMPDGLMTLLFSNIDPIYEFHRGFLKELDQRLALWEGRSNAHVKGDYQRIGDVMLKNMSALKGFTSYLQKHDEVLTELEKASKRLKKLETVYKEFELQKVCYLPLNTFLLKPIQRLMHYKLILERLCKHYGSAHRHHTDCKEALKEVAEIAAQLQSSLIRLENFQKLTELQRDLIGIDNLTTPGREFIREGCLYKLTKKGLQQRMFFLFTDMLLYTSKGVTATNQFKVHGQLPLHGMILIILDAPVEESEKEWAVPHCFTIYSAHRTIVVAASSKLEMNKWIEDLNMAIDLAKKSQEKSSIFLDGGLADHSNRSSDEVSLEQESEDDMNSSRTSLEKQAHHRANTTMHVCWHRNTSVSMSDHSLAVENQLSGYLLRKFKNSNGWQKLWVVFTNFCLFFYKTHQDDFPLASLPLLGYTVSTPEEADAIHKDYVFKLQFKSHVYFFRAESEYTFERWMEVIKSAATATGRVNLLVPSKGGGPPAEINIR; this is translated from the exons ccAAGAGCTTTGGGGCAGGATCTTCTCTCTGAGGTGTTTCTGCGAGGCAACCTCATCGAGAGCGATTACTTTGGACTGGAGTTTCAGAACATGCAGATGAACTGG CTTTGGCTGGAGCCCACCAAACTCATTGTGAAACAAATCAGAA GACCAGCAAATTCTCTGTTTAGACTGGCTGTGAAATTCTTCCCCCCTGACCCTGGTCAGCTGCAGGAGGAGTTCACCAG gtaccTGTTCTCCTTACAGATGAAAAGGGATCTGATGGAGGGTCGCTTGATCTGCACAGAAAACACCGGAGCCCTCCTTGCCTCGCACCTTGTCCAGT CTGAGATCGGCGACTACGATGCGGCTGCCGATCAAGATTTCCTTATGAACAACAAGCTGCTGCCTTACCAAGAGAAAGTCCTGGAGGCCATCGTGGACTACCACCGCAGACACTT TGGCCAGACCCCTGCCGAATCAGACTTCCAAATCTTGGAGATCGCCCGCAAACTGGAGATGTACGGTGTGCGCTTCCACCCGGCAGCCGACCGGGAAGGAACCAAGATCAACCTGGCCGTAGCTCATATGGGCCTTCAGGTTTTTCAG ggccacaccaaaataaacacattcaacTGGTCCAAGATTCGCAAGCTAAGCTTCAAGAGGAAGCGCTTTCTGATCAAACTCCACCCAGAAGTTCAC GGCCCCCATCAGGACACTCTTGAATTCATGATGGGCAGCAGGGACCAGTGTAAGGTCTTctggaagatctgtgtggagtatCACTCCTTTTTCCGTCTCTTTGACCAACCCCAGCCAAAACCCAAGACCCTACTTTTTACCAGAGGCTCTTCTTTCAGATACAG TGGGCGGACACAGAAGCAGCTTGTGGAGTATGCGCGGGAGAACGGCGCCAAGAGAACACCATACCAgag GAGGAACAGTAAAATACAAACGTCATCTCGATCCCTCACCATTGATGTGCCAAAACAG AGCTTCTCGTTTAACGAGCGTCTCCGCACGCCATGCTCGCCTCCGTCGTCCTACCACCCAACACACATCGCTGTCAGTCCACGGAAAGACCACCCAGCTCTCAATCATCATCACCATCAACAGCAGTCGCCTTCACCTGCCATGCAGCCCATGCCAGAGTCCCCCCAGAAGCAACAGCAGCAGCCTCAGCCTCACATCCCCTCGAAGGAAGAAGCCGTGAACGGCGGCAATCCCCCAACTCCCTACACTTTCCCAG ACATGGCATTGGACAGCCCCCAGTTGTCCCCATTTGACGTCGCTGGCCCCTTCTGCCTGTCGCCCTCCTTCCAGATGTCGACCCTCAGCCTGCCTGGCCAGGCTGCTGCCACTGCCCCCTCGCCGTTGCAGAGCCCCGTCCTGAGCGAG CGGTATCCTGCTGACAAGGCCTACTTCATTGCCAAAGAGATTTTGACCACGGAGAGAACCTACCTGAAGGACTTGGAAGTCATCACTGTA TGGTTTCGCAGTGCAGTGATCAAGGAAAATGCCATGCCCGACGGATTAATGACGCTGCTCTTCTCCAACATCGATCCCATTTACGAGTTCCACCGCGGTTTCCTCAAGGAGCTGGACCAACGACTAGCTCTCTG GGAGGGTCGCTCTAATGCACACGTCAAAGGTGACTACCAGAGGATTGGTGACGTGATGCTGAAGAACATGTCTGCTCTCAAG GGCTTCACCAGCTACCTGCAGAAGCACGACGAGGTGTTGACGGAGCTGGAAAAGGCCAGCAAGCGACTGAAGAAGCTGGAGACTGTTTACAAGGAGTTTGAACTGCAGAAGGTGTGCTACCTGCCACTCAACACCTTCCTACTCAAGCCCATCCAGCGCCTCATGCACTACAAGCTCATCCTGGAACGCCTGTGCAAGCACTATGGGTCCGCACACCGCCATCACACAGACTGCAAAG AGGCGCTAAAGGAGGTGGCAGAGATCGCTGCGCAACTTCAGAGCAGCCTCATCCGCCTTGAGAACTTCCAGAAGCTTACTGAGCTGCAGCGAGACCTCATCGGGATCGACAATTTGACGACGCCTGGCAGG GAATTCATTAGGGAGGGCTGCCTCTACAAGCTGACCAAGAAGGGACTACAGCAAAGAATGTTCTTCCTG TTCACCGACATGCTCCTCTACACCAGCAAAGGAGTTACAGCAACCAATCAGTTCAAAGTGCACGGCCAGCTCCCCCTCCATGGCATGATT CTCATAATTTTGGACGCTCCG GTGGAAGAAAGTGAAAAAGAGTGGGCGGTTCCTCATTGCTTCACCATCTATTCTGCACACAGGACCATAGTGGTGGCGGCCAG CTCTAAACTGGAGATGAACAAGTGGATCGAAGATCTCAACATGGCCATCGACTTGGCAAAGAAGTCTCAGGAGAAGTCCAGCATCTTCCTGGACGGAGGCCTTGCCGATCACTCCAATC GCTCTTCGGATGAGGTTTCTCTGGAGCAGGAGTCAGAGGATGACATGAACTCGTCGCGCACGTCGCTGGAAAAGCAGGCGCACCACCGAGCCAACACCACCATGCACGTGTGCTGGCACCGCAACACCAGCGTATCCATGTCAGACCACAGCTTAGCTGTGGAG AACCAGTTGTCGGGGTACCTCCTGAGGAAATTCAAGAATAGTAACGGCTGGCAGAAACTCTGGGTAGTTTTCACCAACTTCTGCCTGTTCTTCTATAAGACTCACCAG GATGACTTCCCACTGGCGAGCCTGCCGCTGCTGGGCTACACGGTGAGCACGCCGGAAGAGGCAGACGCCATCCACAAGGATTATGTCTTCAAGCTGCAGTTCAAGTCACACGTCTACTTCTTCCGGGCAGAGAGCGAATACACCTTTGAGAG GTGGATGGAAGTGATCAAGAGCGCGGCCACCGCTACAGGCCGTGTGAACCTGCTGGTCCCCTCCAAAGGAGGAGGCCCCCCAGCCGAGATTAACATAAGATGA
- the farp2 gene encoding FERM, ARHGEF and pleckstrin domain-containing protein 2 isoform X1 encodes MGEIEGSYRILQTPGTRLGAQFNAGISTLEPGQGLNTNVVVTKGPGRGLQVRVQGLDESLEFFDLDPRALGQDLLSEVFLRGNLIESDYFGLEFQNMQMNWLWLEPTKLIVKQIRRPANSLFRLAVKFFPPDPGQLQEEFTRYLFSLQMKRDLMEGRLICTENTGALLASHLVQSEIGDYDAAADQDFLMNNKLLPYQEKVLEAIVDYHRRHFGQTPAESDFQILEIARKLEMYGVRFHPAADREGTKINLAVAHMGLQVFQGHTKINTFNWSKIRKLSFKRKRFLIKLHPEVHGPHQDTLEFMMGSRDQCKVFWKICVEYHSFFRLFDQPQPKPKTLLFTRGSSFRYSGRTQKQLVEYARENGAKRTPYQRRNSKIQTSSRSLTIDVPKQSFSFNERLRTPCSPPSSYHPTHIAVSPRKDHPALNHHHHQQQSPSPAMQPMPESPQKQQQQPQPHIPSKEEAVNGGNPPTPYTFPDMALDSPQLSPFDVAGPFCLSPSFQMSTLSLPGQAAATAPSPLQSPVLSEVGSNARVEEEEEGRRKRYPADKAYFIAKEILTTERTYLKDLEVITVWFRSAVIKENAMPDGLMTLLFSNIDPIYEFHRGFLKELDQRLALWEGRSNAHVKGDYQRIGDVMLKNMSALKGFTSYLQKHDEVLTELEKASKRLKKLETVYKEFELQKVCYLPLNTFLLKPIQRLMHYKLILERLCKHYGSAHRHHTDCKEALKEVAEIAAQLQSSLIRLENFQKLTELQRDLIGIDNLTTPGREFIREGCLYKLTKKGLQQRMFFLFTDMLLYTSKGVTATNQFKVHGQLPLHGMILIILDAPVEESEKEWAVPHCFTIYSAHRTIVVAASSKLEMNKWIEDLNMAIDLAKKSQEKSSIFLDGGLADHSNRSSDEVSLEQESEDDMNSSRTSLEKQAHHRANTTMHVCWHRNTSVSMSDHSLAVENQLSGYLLRKFKNSNGWQKLWVVFTNFCLFFYKTHQDDFPLASLPLLGYTVSTPEEADAIHKDYVFKLQFKSHVYFFRAESEYTFERWMEVIKSAATATGRVNLLVPSKGGGPPAEINIR; translated from the exons ccAAGAGCTTTGGGGCAGGATCTTCTCTCTGAGGTGTTTCTGCGAGGCAACCTCATCGAGAGCGATTACTTTGGACTGGAGTTTCAGAACATGCAGATGAACTGG CTTTGGCTGGAGCCCACCAAACTCATTGTGAAACAAATCAGAA GACCAGCAAATTCTCTGTTTAGACTGGCTGTGAAATTCTTCCCCCCTGACCCTGGTCAGCTGCAGGAGGAGTTCACCAG gtaccTGTTCTCCTTACAGATGAAAAGGGATCTGATGGAGGGTCGCTTGATCTGCACAGAAAACACCGGAGCCCTCCTTGCCTCGCACCTTGTCCAGT CTGAGATCGGCGACTACGATGCGGCTGCCGATCAAGATTTCCTTATGAACAACAAGCTGCTGCCTTACCAAGAGAAAGTCCTGGAGGCCATCGTGGACTACCACCGCAGACACTT TGGCCAGACCCCTGCCGAATCAGACTTCCAAATCTTGGAGATCGCCCGCAAACTGGAGATGTACGGTGTGCGCTTCCACCCGGCAGCCGACCGGGAAGGAACCAAGATCAACCTGGCCGTAGCTCATATGGGCCTTCAGGTTTTTCAG ggccacaccaaaataaacacattcaacTGGTCCAAGATTCGCAAGCTAAGCTTCAAGAGGAAGCGCTTTCTGATCAAACTCCACCCAGAAGTTCAC GGCCCCCATCAGGACACTCTTGAATTCATGATGGGCAGCAGGGACCAGTGTAAGGTCTTctggaagatctgtgtggagtatCACTCCTTTTTCCGTCTCTTTGACCAACCCCAGCCAAAACCCAAGACCCTACTTTTTACCAGAGGCTCTTCTTTCAGATACAG TGGGCGGACACAGAAGCAGCTTGTGGAGTATGCGCGGGAGAACGGCGCCAAGAGAACACCATACCAgag GAGGAACAGTAAAATACAAACGTCATCTCGATCCCTCACCATTGATGTGCCAAAACAG AGCTTCTCGTTTAACGAGCGTCTCCGCACGCCATGCTCGCCTCCGTCGTCCTACCACCCAACACACATCGCTGTCAGTCCACGGAAAGACCACCCAGCTCTCAATCATCATCACCATCAACAGCAGTCGCCTTCACCTGCCATGCAGCCCATGCCAGAGTCCCCCCAGAAGCAACAGCAGCAGCCTCAGCCTCACATCCCCTCGAAGGAAGAAGCCGTGAACGGCGGCAATCCCCCAACTCCCTACACTTTCCCAG ACATGGCATTGGACAGCCCCCAGTTGTCCCCATTTGACGTCGCTGGCCCCTTCTGCCTGTCGCCCTCCTTCCAGATGTCGACCCTCAGCCTGCCTGGCCAGGCTGCTGCCACTGCCCCCTCGCCGTTGCAGAGCCCCGTCCTGAGCGAGGTGGGCAGCAATGCCAGAgtagaggaggaggaagagggcAGGAGGAAG CGGTATCCTGCTGACAAGGCCTACTTCATTGCCAAAGAGATTTTGACCACGGAGAGAACCTACCTGAAGGACTTGGAAGTCATCACTGTA TGGTTTCGCAGTGCAGTGATCAAGGAAAATGCCATGCCCGACGGATTAATGACGCTGCTCTTCTCCAACATCGATCCCATTTACGAGTTCCACCGCGGTTTCCTCAAGGAGCTGGACCAACGACTAGCTCTCTG GGAGGGTCGCTCTAATGCACACGTCAAAGGTGACTACCAGAGGATTGGTGACGTGATGCTGAAGAACATGTCTGCTCTCAAG GGCTTCACCAGCTACCTGCAGAAGCACGACGAGGTGTTGACGGAGCTGGAAAAGGCCAGCAAGCGACTGAAGAAGCTGGAGACTGTTTACAAGGAGTTTGAACTGCAGAAGGTGTGCTACCTGCCACTCAACACCTTCCTACTCAAGCCCATCCAGCGCCTCATGCACTACAAGCTCATCCTGGAACGCCTGTGCAAGCACTATGGGTCCGCACACCGCCATCACACAGACTGCAAAG AGGCGCTAAAGGAGGTGGCAGAGATCGCTGCGCAACTTCAGAGCAGCCTCATCCGCCTTGAGAACTTCCAGAAGCTTACTGAGCTGCAGCGAGACCTCATCGGGATCGACAATTTGACGACGCCTGGCAGG GAATTCATTAGGGAGGGCTGCCTCTACAAGCTGACCAAGAAGGGACTACAGCAAAGAATGTTCTTCCTG TTCACCGACATGCTCCTCTACACCAGCAAAGGAGTTACAGCAACCAATCAGTTCAAAGTGCACGGCCAGCTCCCCCTCCATGGCATGATT CTCATAATTTTGGACGCTCCG GTGGAAGAAAGTGAAAAAGAGTGGGCGGTTCCTCATTGCTTCACCATCTATTCTGCACACAGGACCATAGTGGTGGCGGCCAG CTCTAAACTGGAGATGAACAAGTGGATCGAAGATCTCAACATGGCCATCGACTTGGCAAAGAAGTCTCAGGAGAAGTCCAGCATCTTCCTGGACGGAGGCCTTGCCGATCACTCCAATC GCTCTTCGGATGAGGTTTCTCTGGAGCAGGAGTCAGAGGATGACATGAACTCGTCGCGCACGTCGCTGGAAAAGCAGGCGCACCACCGAGCCAACACCACCATGCACGTGTGCTGGCACCGCAACACCAGCGTATCCATGTCAGACCACAGCTTAGCTGTGGAG AACCAGTTGTCGGGGTACCTCCTGAGGAAATTCAAGAATAGTAACGGCTGGCAGAAACTCTGGGTAGTTTTCACCAACTTCTGCCTGTTCTTCTATAAGACTCACCAG GATGACTTCCCACTGGCGAGCCTGCCGCTGCTGGGCTACACGGTGAGCACGCCGGAAGAGGCAGACGCCATCCACAAGGATTATGTCTTCAAGCTGCAGTTCAAGTCACACGTCTACTTCTTCCGGGCAGAGAGCGAATACACCTTTGAGAG GTGGATGGAAGTGATCAAGAGCGCGGCCACCGCTACAGGCCGTGTGAACCTGCTGGTCCCCTCCAAAGGAGGAGGCCCCCCAGCCGAGATTAACATAAGATGA